The DNA region GGGCTACCGCGAGCAGCTCGAGCTGGGCTCGCTGTTCGTGGTGGCCGCGTACGCGGTCGCGCAGAGCGCGAGCTTCGGGCACGCGGAGTCGGCGTTCCAGCCGGTGGTCTACCTGGTGATGGCGTTCCTGGTGGCGTTCCTCGCCCCGGGCGTCGGCGCCGGGCTGGTGGCGCTGGCGGTGACGCTCGAGGCGCTGCTGTGGGCCGGGCGCGGCGCGCGGGTCGCGGAGCTGCCCGAGGCGGTGGTGCACGCCGGGTTCGTCACGGTGTTCGCGGTGCTCTACTACGCGGTGCTGGCCGGGCAGGTCGCGGCCAGCCGGCGCGACGAGCGGCTCGCCATCGAGCGGCGGATGAAGGAGATCGACCACCTGGCGCGCGCGTTCCGGCTGAGCGTGGCGGCGCCGGACGACGCGCAGGATCCGGCCGAGCGCGAGCGCCGCTGGAGCGAGGGCGCGGTCATCGAGGTCGAGGCGGCCGTGGGCGGGGCGCTCGAGGTCGCGGTGGCCGCCCTGCGCTGCCACACCTGCGCGCTGTTCTGGCTGAGCGAGGACGAGAAGACGCTCACGCTGCTCGACTGCCGCTCGCCCAGCGAGGCGGTGGGCCGCGAGCCGCTGCCGGCCGGCGAGGGCCCGCTCGGCGGCGCGGTGCGGCGGCGCTCCCCGGTGCGGCTCCACGGCGAGGTGAAGGCCGTCAGCTACTACGCCGACGGCACGCGGCCGAAGGCGCTGCTGGCCGCGCCGCTGGTGGACCCGCGCGGCGGCCACGTCCGCGGCGTGGTGCTGGTGGACCGGATGGAGCCGACGCCGTTCACCGAGGCCGAGGAGAAGCTCCTCGTCACGCTCGCCGCCGAGATCCTGCGGGCGGTCGGCGCCGAGCGGCTGATGAAGGACGTCCGCCAGACGCGCGCCGAGGTGGACCGGTTCTACCGCTCCATCGAGCGGCTGAACCGCACCCGCAAGCTCTCCGAGGTCTACGACGCGCTGGTGGGCGTGGCCTCGGAGATGGTGACGGTGGACTTCGCCGCGGTCGCGCTGCGCGACGAGGTGGATCCGTCCAAGGTGCGCGTGGTCCGGGTGGCGGGCGGGGAGGGGGAGCGCACCGGCGCGGCCGGCCTCGACGACCTGGAGTTCGCCATGGGCGACGGGTGCCTCGTCTCCTCGGCCATCAAGATCGACGACGTGCTCCCGGTGAACGCGCTCGACCCCGCCAAGACGCGGGTGTTCGGCGCGGTGTGCCTGCGCGGCCTCGCCTCGCTCAAGATCTTCCCGCTCAAGGTCGGCGAGCGCTCCATCGGCGCGCTGGTGGTGGGCGCGAAGCGCGCCGGCGCCTACGGCCGCGACGCGGTCCAGCAGCTGCTCGTCATCTCCATGCACGCGGCGCAGTCCATCGACCGCGCCCGCCTGTTCGACCAGACCGAGCGCCTCGCCACCACCGACGGCCTCACCGGCCTCACCAACCACCGCACCTTCCAGGAGCGGCTGGACGCGCACCTGGGCCAGGCGCAGCGCTACGGGAAGCGGACCTCGCTGCTGCTCTGCGACATCGACCACTTCAAGTCGGTGAACGACACCTACGGCCACCCGGTGGGGGACCAGGTGCTGCGCGGGGTGGCGAGGACGCTGGCGCGGGCGGCGCGCGGCACCGACGTGGTGGCGCGCTACGGCGGCGAGGAGTTCGCCATCGTCATGCCGGAGACCGACACCGGCGGCGCGATGGTGATCGCCGAGCGCATCCGCGAGAAGGTCGGCCAGCTCGTCTTCGAGACCGAGCAGGGTCCCCTCAAGGTCACGCTGTCGCTGGGGGTCGCGACGTTCCCCGACGACGGCGGCCAGAAGCCGGCGCTGATCGAGCGCGCCGACGCCTGCCTCTACCACGCCAAGCGGCACGGCCGGAACCAGAGCGTCTCGGCGGCCAGCCTGCGCGCCCCTCGCCGCGCCGCGGTGTGAGGGCGGGCCTCCGCGGCGGTGGCCGGCCCCGCCCGCGCCCTGCTAGACTTCGGTCCGCGCCGCCCGTCCCCCGGGCGGCCTCGCCCGGAGCCGCCCAGGCTTGAAAAAGAACTTCGTCCTCGACACCAACGTCCTGCTCCACGATCCGCGCAGCATCTTCGGCTTCGGAGACAACGACGTCGTCATCCCCATCTACGTGATCGAGGAGGTCGACAACTTCAAGCGCGACCTCTCGACGCTCGGCCGCAACGCGCGCCAGGTCTCGCGCTCGCTCGACGAGTTCCGCGCCCGGGGCAAGCTGCGCGAGGGCGTGCCCATCGGCGACGCCCACGGGCACCTCCGCGTGCTGGTGGCGGAGCACAAGCTCCCGCACGGCGTCGGGAACGGCCACACCATCGACGACCAGATCCTGGCGGTGGCGCTGGAGCTGGCGCAGCGCGAGCAGGACACCCCCACCGTCTTCGTCACCAAGGACACCAACCTCCGCATCCGCGCCGACGCGCTCGGGCTCCACGCCGAGGACTACGACGTCGAGGGCGTGGTGCTCGACGAGCTGTGGAGCGGCAGCTCGGTGCTGGACGTCTCGCCGGAGGACGTGAACGCGTTCTACGCGGGCGGCGCGCTGCCGGCGGAGGAGGGGCGCGAGCCGCCCCCGCCGAACGCGTTCGTGGTGCTGCGCGATCGCACCAACCCGCAGCACTCGGCGGTGGGGAAGTACAGCGCCTCGAAGCAGGCGTACGTGCCGCTCATCAAGACGCCGAAGGAGGGCGTCTGGGGGATCCGGCCGCGCAACAAGGAGCAGTCGTTCGCGCTCGACCTGCTGCTCAACGACGAGGTGCGCCTGGTCACCATCGTCGGCAAGGCCGGCACCGGCAAGACGCTGCTCGCCATCGCCGCCGGCCTGCAGAAGACCATGGAGGACGGCGTCTACCAGAAGATGCTGGTCTCCCGGCCGATCTTCCCGCTGGGCCGCGACCTCGGCTACCTGCCGGGCTCGGTGGAGGAGAAGCTCAACCCCTGGATGCAGCCGATCTTCGACAACGTCGAGTACCTCATGAACCTGTCGCGCTCGGAGAAGAAGGCCGGGCGCGGGTACCACGAGCTGCTCGACCTGGGCATCCTCGAGATCGAGCCGCTCACGTACATCCGCGGCCGCTCGATCCCCAACCAGTTCATCATCGTGGACGAGGCGCAGAACCTGACGCCGCACGAGGTGAAGACCATCATCACGCGCGTCGGCGACGGGACCAAGATCGTCCTCACCGGCGACCCGTACCAGATCGACAATCCCTACGTGGA from Anaeromyxobacter dehalogenans 2CP-C includes:
- a CDS encoding PhoH family protein — encoded protein: MKKNFVLDTNVLLHDPRSIFGFGDNDVVIPIYVIEEVDNFKRDLSTLGRNARQVSRSLDEFRARGKLREGVPIGDAHGHLRVLVAEHKLPHGVGNGHTIDDQILAVALELAQREQDTPTVFVTKDTNLRIRADALGLHAEDYDVEGVVLDELWSGSSVLDVSPEDVNAFYAGGALPAEEGREPPPPNAFVVLRDRTNPQHSAVGKYSASKQAYVPLIKTPKEGVWGIRPRNKEQSFALDLLLNDEVRLVTIVGKAGTGKTLLAIAAGLQKTMEDGVYQKMLVSRPIFPLGRDLGYLPGSVEEKLNPWMQPIFDNVEYLMNLSRSEKKAGRGYHELLDLGILEIEPLTYIRGRSIPNQFIIVDEAQNLTPHEVKTIITRVGDGTKIVLTGDPYQIDNPYVDQTNNGLIHVVNRFMHERLAGHITLEKGERSPLAELAANLL
- a CDS encoding sensor domain-containing diguanylate cyclase, translating into MSEPLPALPPVRAPVGATPTVRRRLALQRSRPLLIRAYALLLGEAGLAGPIARRRAARFAVRSLPALVTVAVGALVALRGFESAAGWAQVAAMAVLAVALGALVWRRVARAAAGEQAGYREQLELGSLFVVAAYAVAQSASFGHAESAFQPVVYLVMAFLVAFLAPGVGAGLVALAVTLEALLWAGRGARVAELPEAVVHAGFVTVFAVLYYAVLAGQVAASRRDERLAIERRMKEIDHLARAFRLSVAAPDDAQDPAERERRWSEGAVIEVEAAVGGALEVAVAALRCHTCALFWLSEDEKTLTLLDCRSPSEAVGREPLPAGEGPLGGAVRRRSPVRLHGEVKAVSYYADGTRPKALLAAPLVDPRGGHVRGVVLVDRMEPTPFTEAEEKLLVTLAAEILRAVGAERLMKDVRQTRAEVDRFYRSIERLNRTRKLSEVYDALVGVASEMVTVDFAAVALRDEVDPSKVRVVRVAGGEGERTGAAGLDDLEFAMGDGCLVSSAIKIDDVLPVNALDPAKTRVFGAVCLRGLASLKIFPLKVGERSIGALVVGAKRAGAYGRDAVQQLLVISMHAAQSIDRARLFDQTERLATTDGLTGLTNHRTFQERLDAHLGQAQRYGKRTSLLLCDIDHFKSVNDTYGHPVGDQVLRGVARTLARAARGTDVVARYGGEEFAIVMPETDTGGAMVIAERIREKVGQLVFETEQGPLKVTLSLGVATFPDDGGQKPALIERADACLYHAKRHGRNQSVSAASLRAPRRAAV